GACGAGCGTGACGATGCCGAAGAGCGCTCCGAGCAGCTCGAGGGGCAAGGACTTTCCTGGCGGCGCGGCACCGGTTCGTACCGCGGCTCGATCTCGCCACACGGCAGCGACGAAGACGGCGACGACGGCGAAGCTCGCCGCATGACCGTACGATGGGTCCGCCAAGGTGTAATACGCCACGGGCGTGCCGAAGACTGCAGCCACGCAGGCTCCTGCCGCTCGCATCCAGCCGCACGTCGCGGCGAGCGTCGCCGCGAGCACACTGCCTCCGAGAAGAACGAGGACGAAATCCGTCCCCGCGAGCGCCCGGGCATAACGCGGCGCGAAACCGGGGTGCGGTGTCTGCGTGGATTCCAGAACAGGTGCGTCTAGAAACTGTATCGCGGGCAGCGCTCGCGCCACGAAGACCGCAGGCGCCCACAAGAGCGCCGGGCCGATCGGAAAAGGATCACCCAGCTTGCCTTCGGGGGTCATGAAGGCCGCCTGGAGGTAGCGCGGATTCAAGTGCTCGAGCTCGTTCCGCAGCTCCAGATCCCCATCGATGACGACCGAGGCGAGCGGCGCGTAATAGCCCACGCCATCACCGCGGATGCTGGGACGCCGGAGATCCGGCAGCAGGCCGGCAGCGATCGCAGTGACGAGGACGAAAGCGGCGCAGGCCAGAGCACTGTCGCGGTTCATGCCCCGGAGGCTACGACCTGGTGCCGCGGCGAGGCAACGAAAGGCCCGGCGTGGCACCGGCTTTGCGTGAAAGGGTCGACCCGGAGGGTGTGGGATGGCTGGCACAGCAGGCACTCCAAACGCATCGCGCCCCAGCGAACGCCGGCTCGTCCGGACGCTGGAAGCGGTGGTGCGCGCCGGACGTCCGGAAACCGCGCGCGGCGGCGCCCGTCTGGCGCAGCGCCTCGAGACCTTGGTGGAAAGTCTCGACCGGCAGCTCGCCGCCTACCTGGAAGAAGCGCGCTTCCTCCGCCTGCAAGTGACCGCTGGCGGCTTGCGCGTCGCCGGCGAGGCCGCGACCCGCCCGGGGCCGCGTCATACCCTCGCCGCTTCGCTCCTGCACTCGGGCGATGTCGTCGAGCTCGTTTTCAAGCAAGGCGTGGCGCGCGAAGAGATCGTACGTCTCGTCGGCGTGCTGCATCGAGCCCCGTTCGGTGTGGAGGAAGCGGATTCCATCGGTACCATGCTCTGGGAGAGCGATCTGCGCCGCATCTCCTTCCGTTGCCGCGACGATCTCGTCTTCGGGGTGGGGGCAGGAAGCGAGATCTTCGACTCGGTCAACATCCCGGTGCCGCGGGCGGACGAGCTCTCGGCCAACACCGCCCTGGATGCAGTGTTCTCCTCGGGCCGAGAGAACGAAGCCTTCCCGGACTTGGATCTGGACGAACCGTCCTCGCCGCTGCGCCGGGTCTTCCATGACGAGCCGGGTCTCGAAGAGACGATGCGGACGCATTTCCCCAACCCCGAGCTCAGTCTGGAGCGCATCACCGAGCTGCTCGCCAGCATCCAGCTCGGCGACGAGGATGCAGGGACCAAGGCGCTGGCGCGGGAAACGCTCCTTCGCGTCGTGGACCTGCACCTCGGTGCCTCGCATCTCGAGGCGGTGCGCCAGGTGCTGCGGAAGCTGCGCCCCGCTTCGGCCCACGCCGCGGTGTACTCGACCGTGCGCGCCCTCGGTCGCCGGATCTGCAGTTCCGTCCACGTGCCCTTCCTCGCTTCCATCCTGGAGGCGGCGTCCACCCATCCGCAGCAACACGAAGTCGTGCAGGAAATCCTGCGCCTCCTGGGCGACGAGGGGATTCAGCCTCTCTGGCAGCACCTGCCCCCACCTGCCGAGGACGCGGCCCGGGCCCAGTGGATCACGGTGCTGGCTGCACTATGCGCCGACGACCCGCAGGTGCTCGCTCAGAGCGTTGCCTCCGACTCTTGGGAGGGAATGCGGGACTTCGTCGACGTCCTGGCGCGCATCGGCGGTGCCAAGGTGCTAACGCACTTGAGCCGCTGCAAGCGGCATCGAGACGTCCGCGTGCGCTGCGAGGTTGTGCGCGCGCTTCTCACTAACGATCAGCAGGGCGCCACGACCATGCTGTGCGAGATCCTCGAAGATGGCGAGCAACGCGTGCGACAGACCGCCGTCTGGGCCCTGGCGGCGCGGGGCGACGGTCGGGCCTTGCCAAAGCTGCGGGAGACGATCTTGGAGACGGCGGAGTTTCGCGACCGTGCTACCAGCGAGCGCGACGATTTCTTCCGCGCCTTCGGGCGCTTGGCAGACGAGACGACGCTGCGCGAGCTCGTCACCATGCTGGAAAAGCGCAGCTGGACCGGCAAGGGCTGGACGGCGGAGCTCAGGCGCGGCGCCGCGATCGCCCTCGGCGAGAGCCGCTGGCCCCAGGCGCGGCGGCTCTTGCAGAAGTACGCCAGTAGCCGCGATGGCCGGCTCCGCGAAGCTTGCCGCAGTGCGCTGCAGGGCGTCCACGAACCGCGGGCCGGGATGGAAGACGTGCTGCTCGGTGACCCGGAGCCGCCGCCCGCGGAGGAAACCCATGTCGGGTGAGTTCCTGACTCCGGCGCTGGAAACCACCGTGGTGCGCGGCATCCAAGCCGGCATTGAAAGCGTGCGTTCGGGGGAGAAGCCTTCGCCGCATCTGGTCGCACTCCTTCATGCCGGGCTCACCCGTTTGCTGGCGCAGTGCCCGGCGATCGAGCTGCACTGCATCGGCCAGTTCCTCGAGTTCGACGGCAAACGTCTGCCGCGCAGCGATGAGGACCGCGTCTACACCCGCCGCCTGCTGCGCAACCTGCGGGCCGCCGGTCTGCGGGGGCTGCGCATCCTGCCCGGTCTCGGGGTCAACGAGCTGCTCGCGGCGTTGGAGGTGCTCGGCCGCTCCGGCTTGCCCGGCGATCTGTGGTGCGAGGTGTCCCGTCGCTTGGAGCGTGCCCAGGTCAAGCACATCCGCGCCTTGGAAGCGGAGCGCGGGCAATCCCTGCACTTTCCCGAAGGGGCGGGGCTCTCCGTGCACCGGGCCATGGCGCAGCGCCTGTACTTGGAGGCGGCGCGCCTCTATCACGAGACGCAGAACGATCTGAAGCAACAACGGCCGGTGCAGTGGCACGCGATCCGCAGACTGCTGCAGCGCATGCTGGATCTCTTCGACGAGGACGGGGCGCCGCTCCTCGGGCTCACCTGCATCAAGAGCATGCAGAGCTATGAGTTCACCCACGCGGTGAACGTCACCATCCTGTCGCTGGCACTGGCCCGCGAGACGGGGCTCGCCAAACGGGACTGCGAAGCCGTGGGTCTCGCCGCCTTCATGCACGACGTCGGGCAAATGAACGTGCCCACCGAGGTGCTCGAGCGCCAGGGAGCACTCATCGACGAGGAGTGGGCGAGCATGCGCCGGCACACGCTGCACGGCGCCCTGCGCCTGCTCGAGTCCGGACCGCTCGAGCTCACCGCCTCGGCGGCGCTTGCCGCCCTCGAACACCATCTCGGCGTCTGGGGCGAAGGTTATCCGAAGCTGCCGTCGGGCTGGACCCCGAGCCTGGCCTCCCAG
The genomic region above belongs to Candidatus Krumholzibacteriia bacterium and contains:
- a CDS encoding HEAT repeat domain-containing protein, translating into MAGTAGTPNASRPSERRLVRTLEAVVRAGRPETARGGARLAQRLETLVESLDRQLAAYLEEARFLRLQVTAGGLRVAGEAATRPGPRHTLAASLLHSGDVVELVFKQGVAREEIVRLVGVLHRAPFGVEEADSIGTMLWESDLRRISFRCRDDLVFGVGAGSEIFDSVNIPVPRADELSANTALDAVFSSGRENEAFPDLDLDEPSSPLRRVFHDEPGLEETMRTHFPNPELSLERITELLASIQLGDEDAGTKALARETLLRVVDLHLGASHLEAVRQVLRKLRPASAHAAVYSTVRALGRRICSSVHVPFLASILEAASTHPQQHEVVQEILRLLGDEGIQPLWQHLPPPAEDAARAQWITVLAALCADDPQVLAQSVASDSWEGMRDFVDVLARIGGAKVLTHLSRCKRHRDVRVRCEVVRALLTNDQQGATTMLCEILEDGEQRVRQTAVWALAARGDGRALPKLRETILETAEFRDRATSERDDFFRAFGRLADETTLRELVTMLEKRSWTGKGWTAELRRGAAIALGESRWPQARRLLQKYASSRDGRLREACRSALQGVHEPRAGMEDVLLGDPEPPPAEETHVG
- a CDS encoding HD domain-containing phosphohydrolase, with translation MSGEFLTPALETTVVRGIQAGIESVRSGEKPSPHLVALLHAGLTRLLAQCPAIELHCIGQFLEFDGKRLPRSDEDRVYTRRLLRNLRAAGLRGLRILPGLGVNELLAALEVLGRSGLPGDLWCEVSRRLERAQVKHIRALEAERGQSLHFPEGAGLSVHRAMAQRLYLEAARLYHETQNDLKQQRPVQWHAIRRLLQRMLDLFDEDGAPLLGLTCIKSMQSYEFTHAVNVTILSLALARETGLAKRDCEAVGLAAFMHDVGQMNVPTEVLERQGALIDEEWASMRRHTLHGALRLLESGPLELTASAALAALEHHLGVWGEGYPKLPSGWTPSLASQIVHITDTYDALTSRRVYRQHSVRPDRALAYMLENTGLRFDTLLVRRFVRFLGVYPPGTTVRLDDAAVGVVVRPNQTPERLHRPQVCVLLDGGGQPVTQDPIVDLGQLDPQTGHYARSVAACVDPEPLEIAPASIFLAAP